In Halobacteriovorax marinus SJ, the following proteins share a genomic window:
- a CDS encoding FKBP-type peptidyl-prolyl cis-trans isomerase, with the protein MSVDWNKVSYVLGQQIGSDFKAQGITVELEAFFDSFKSAFNGEPSNLTGPEMQEIMQSFQQYMQAQQAEKMQAEAKINLEEGEAFLAKNAKEDGVKTLESGLQYRVINEGSGKSPSNTDTVEAHYEGKLINGSVFDSSYQRGQTIDFPVNGVIPGWTEALQLMSEGAKWQLFIPAKLAYGEAGSPPVIPPNSTLLFDVELVSVK; encoded by the coding sequence ATGAGCGTAGATTGGAATAAGGTCAGTTACGTACTAGGCCAACAAATTGGAAGTGACTTCAAAGCACAAGGTATTACTGTAGAGCTTGAAGCATTCTTCGATTCTTTTAAAAGTGCATTCAATGGTGAGCCTTCAAACCTCACTGGTCCTGAGATGCAAGAAATCATGCAAAGTTTTCAACAATATATGCAAGCGCAACAAGCTGAGAAGATGCAGGCCGAAGCTAAGATCAACCTTGAAGAAGGCGAAGCATTTCTAGCGAAAAACGCTAAAGAAGACGGAGTTAAGACTCTAGAGAGTGGTCTTCAGTACAGAGTTATTAATGAAGGTTCTGGAAAGTCTCCTTCAAATACTGACACTGTTGAAGCACATTACGAAGGTAAGTTAATTAACGGTAGCGTTTTTGATTCTTCTTACCAAAGAGGACAGACTATCGATTTCCCAGTTAACGGAGTCATTCCTGGTTGGACAGAAGCTCTACAGTTAATGAGCGAAGGGGCCAAGTGGCAACTTTTTATCCCTGCTAAGCTTGCTTACGGTGAAGCCGGTTCTCCTCCAGTAATTCCACCAAACTCTACGCTTCTATTTGATGTAGAGCTTGTTTCAGTAAAATAG
- a CDS encoding energy transducer TonB — translation MFSITRDKSFQISLCLALAVHALVLFQSKPNPLIIQSEISLHNMDSKLKLNLEKRVVKKPVTKKKIVKKAKKPVAKKEPIIEQEVVKAQSAIMKTKINKASMHAPKPRYPRMAIKRGIEGSVVVKILIDEKGLPYDVSVLKSSGHKLLDEAAKKTAMQWKFSPAFVDGKPVKSQNHQPFVFSLQNI, via the coding sequence GTGTTTAGTATAACTAGAGATAAATCGTTTCAAATAAGTCTTTGCTTGGCTTTAGCGGTTCATGCCCTAGTTCTATTCCAATCAAAACCAAATCCATTGATCATTCAATCTGAAATATCCCTTCACAATATGGACTCAAAGCTTAAGTTAAACCTTGAGAAGAGGGTCGTTAAAAAGCCTGTGACTAAGAAGAAAATAGTTAAAAAGGCGAAGAAGCCTGTGGCCAAGAAAGAGCCAATTATTGAGCAAGAAGTTGTAAAGGCCCAATCGGCCATAATGAAAACGAAAATCAATAAGGCCAGCATGCATGCTCCAAAGCCTCGTTACCCTCGAATGGCCATTAAGCGCGGTATTGAGGGGAGTGTTGTTGTTAAGATTCTTATAGATGAGAAAGGTCTTCCATATGATGTGAGCGTTCTTAAGAGCTCTGGTCACAAATTATTGGATGAAGCCGCTAAGAAGACTGCTATGCAGTGGAAGTTCTCTCCGGCCTTCGTAGATGGAAAGCCTGTTAAATCGCAGAATCATCAGCCATTTGTTTTCTCACTTCAAAATATCTAG
- a CDS encoding glutamine--tRNA ligase/YqeY domain fusion protein produces the protein MAEEIKEVVKTNFIRSIIEKDLETGKNGPRVITRFPPEPNGYLHIGHAKSICLNFGLAKSYNKNGVEAQCHLRFDDTNPEKEDVEYIESIQEDVKWLGYDWGENLFYASDYFDKMYEYAVKLINMDKAYICELSPDEAREYRGTLTEPGKDSPYRNRDSKESLELFEKMKNGEIEQGKMVLRLKIDMSSPNINLRDPIIYRIKKAHHPKTGDKWNIYPIYDFAHCIEDSIENITHSICTLEFEDRRPLYDWVLETLGTESHPQQIEFSRLNLEYTIMSKRYLKQLVDESHVSGWDDPRMPTISGMRRRGYMPESLRNFCEQIGVTKKDGTIAMSTLETNVRDTLGPVTARVFGVIDPLKVVITNWDEGVQEIDCAYHPQDESYGNRKVPFTKEIYIERDDFKEEANRKFFRLKTGGSVRLKFAYVITCDEVIKDENGEIIELRCTYHKDTFGGVTPEGMKKVKGIINWVSATDNLEIECRLYDRLFTVPNPMSNKDKSFVESINPDSLKVVKTFVEKSLSTAKVGERFQFERQGYFIVDKDSTDDLKVFNRIITLKDTWAKIDEANAEK, from the coding sequence ATGGCCGAAGAAATTAAAGAAGTGGTCAAAACAAACTTCATTAGAAGTATTATTGAAAAAGACCTTGAGACAGGTAAGAATGGACCAAGAGTCATTACAAGATTTCCACCTGAACCAAATGGATATCTCCATATTGGTCACGCAAAATCAATTTGTTTAAATTTTGGATTAGCAAAGTCTTATAATAAAAATGGTGTAGAGGCCCAGTGTCACCTGCGCTTCGATGATACAAATCCTGAGAAGGAAGATGTTGAGTATATTGAGTCGATTCAAGAAGACGTGAAGTGGCTTGGTTATGATTGGGGTGAGAATCTCTTCTACGCCTCGGACTACTTCGACAAGATGTATGAGTACGCTGTTAAATTAATTAATATGGATAAGGCCTATATTTGTGAACTCTCTCCCGACGAGGCTAGAGAGTACCGAGGGACTTTAACTGAACCTGGTAAAGATAGCCCTTATAGAAATAGAGACTCCAAAGAGAGTTTAGAATTATTTGAAAAGATGAAGAATGGAGAGATCGAACAAGGGAAGATGGTTCTTCGCTTAAAGATTGATATGAGTTCTCCAAATATTAATCTTAGAGATCCAATTATCTATAGAATTAAAAAGGCCCATCATCCAAAAACTGGTGATAAGTGGAATATTTATCCAATTTATGACTTCGCTCACTGTATTGAAGACTCAATTGAAAATATCACTCACTCCATTTGTACTCTAGAGTTTGAAGATAGAAGACCTCTCTATGATTGGGTTTTAGAAACTCTTGGAACTGAGTCACATCCTCAGCAAATTGAATTCTCTCGTCTTAATCTTGAGTATACAATTATGTCTAAGAGATACTTAAAACAATTGGTTGATGAATCTCATGTCTCTGGTTGGGACGATCCTCGAATGCCTACGATCTCTGGAATGAGAAGAAGAGGTTATATGCCGGAGAGTTTGAGAAACTTCTGTGAGCAAATTGGTGTTACTAAGAAAGATGGAACGATTGCAATGTCCACTCTTGAAACAAATGTGAGAGACACTCTTGGTCCTGTTACTGCGAGAGTCTTCGGTGTCATTGATCCACTGAAAGTTGTGATAACAAATTGGGACGAAGGTGTTCAAGAGATCGACTGTGCTTACCATCCACAAGACGAGAGTTACGGAAATAGAAAAGTTCCTTTCACTAAAGAAATTTACATTGAGCGTGATGACTTTAAAGAGGAAGCAAATAGAAAGTTTTTTAGATTAAAAACTGGTGGGTCGGTAAGACTAAAATTTGCTTATGTTATTACGTGTGATGAAGTGATTAAAGATGAGAACGGTGAAATTATAGAACTTCGTTGTACTTATCACAAAGATACTTTTGGTGGTGTTACACCAGAAGGAATGAAGAAGGTTAAAGGAATTATTAACTGGGTTTCGGCCACTGATAATTTAGAAATCGAATGTAGACTTTATGACAGACTCTTCACTGTACCTAATCCTATGAGTAATAAGGATAAGTCATTTGTTGAGAGCATTAATCCAGACTCACTCAAAGTCGTTAAGACATTTGTAGAAAAGAGTTTGAGTACAGCTAAGGTTGGTGAAAGATTTCAATTTGAAAGACAGGGGTATTTTATTGTCGATAAAGACTCAACTGATGATTTAAAAGTCTTTAATCGAATTATTACGTTAAAAGATACTTGGGCCAAGATAGATGAGGCCAACGCAGAAAAATAG
- the gltX gene encoding glutamate--tRNA ligase, with protein MTVRVRFAPSPTGYLHIGGARTALYSYLFAKARGGKYILRVEDTDLERSKREYEEAQIADLLWLGIEHDEGPDKGGEFGPYRQSERMQIYKDIAWDFVERGLAYPCFLTSDELEELTNKANEEKVAPHAYHGKYRDYDLAKAKERIESGEEHVIRFKNPGKKWTFTDLVRGEVTFPEDMVGDFVIIRSNGMPVYNFCCVVDDYKMGMTHVFRAEEHLNNTCRQLQIYEALGATPPEFAHVSLLVGEDRQKLSKRHGATSVTQYKEMGYLPKAVTNYLTLLGWSHPEEKDIFDVLELGDAFDYTRFSKSSAMYDIKKLNYFNEQWLRKLSDQEIASGFEHALGSESEFSSMTAQWKEKFAGLMKEKVQLFSDIKEFMPIFFDAGADEDEQYTEAISWETTPQVKEYLKSQVDALSSDFITEDQVGEWMNYLKKDLKIKGKPLFMGMRVCLTGRAHGPDLKTVVSLTPISIVKERLN; from the coding sequence ATGACAGTAAGAGTACGTTTTGCTCCATCCCCAACTGGTTACCTACATATTGGTGGCGCTCGTACAGCGCTTTATAGCTATCTCTTCGCCAAGGCGAGAGGTGGTAAGTACATTCTTAGAGTAGAGGATACTGACCTCGAAAGATCTAAGCGCGAGTATGAAGAAGCTCAGATTGCAGATCTTCTATGGTTAGGAATTGAGCACGATGAAGGACCTGATAAAGGTGGAGAGTTTGGCCCTTATAGACAGTCTGAAAGAATGCAGATTTATAAAGACATCGCTTGGGACTTCGTTGAAAGAGGATTGGCCTACCCATGTTTTCTTACGAGCGACGAGCTAGAGGAATTAACTAATAAAGCTAATGAAGAGAAGGTTGCTCCTCATGCCTATCACGGAAAGTATAGAGATTATGATCTCGCGAAGGCAAAAGAGAGAATTGAATCTGGCGAAGAGCACGTTATTAGATTTAAGAACCCTGGTAAGAAGTGGACATTTACTGACCTTGTAAGAGGTGAGGTGACTTTCCCTGAAGATATGGTGGGTGACTTTGTTATTATTCGTTCAAATGGGATGCCTGTATATAACTTCTGCTGTGTTGTTGATGACTATAAAATGGGAATGACTCATGTCTTTAGAGCAGAAGAGCACTTAAATAATACATGTAGACAGTTACAAATTTATGAAGCACTTGGTGCAACTCCTCCTGAGTTTGCTCACGTTTCTCTTCTTGTTGGTGAAGATAGACAAAAACTCTCTAAGAGACATGGAGCAACTTCGGTAACTCAATATAAAGAAATGGGTTACCTTCCTAAGGCGGTTACAAATTACTTAACACTTCTAGGTTGGTCTCACCCTGAAGAGAAAGATATCTTTGATGTCTTAGAGCTAGGTGACGCTTTTGATTACACAAGATTTTCAAAGTCATCGGCCATGTATGATATTAAGAAATTAAATTACTTCAATGAGCAGTGGTTAAGAAAGTTGAGTGATCAAGAGATTGCCAGTGGGTTTGAGCATGCACTTGGAAGTGAGAGTGAGTTCTCGTCTATGACTGCTCAGTGGAAAGAGAAGTTTGCAGGACTGATGAAAGAGAAAGTTCAACTATTCAGTGATATCAAAGAATTTATGCCTATCTTTTTTGATGCTGGAGCAGATGAAGATGAACAATACACTGAAGCCATTTCTTGGGAAACGACTCCTCAAGTAAAAGAATATTTAAAGTCGCAAGTTGATGCTTTAAGCTCAGATTTTATCACTGAAGATCAAGTTGGCGAGTGGATGAATTACTTAAAGA